From a region of the Daphnia magna isolate NIES linkage group LG1, ASM2063170v1.1, whole genome shotgun sequence genome:
- the LOC116931330 gene encoding lactosylceramide 4-alpha-galactosyltransferase, protein MKSEEIITGHPKPCWRFNSWKKIWLNRRVNINGGRAILLIFGCAVLFIFAFNTLTAAWSSPFHFVTNDALIDSPSDLRREFKNNYDFVSKGDKAFFLETGGSETLNIRQACAVESLALHNPNVTAYVLFSQERVNSSSTTLRTLTANYENIRVIGINMDDYMSGSALEHWYKYTDWRNGSYRVAHFSDGLRLLTLSRYGGYYFDLDIIHVRPVTYYRNFIATEDGNSASNGAIHADFGHPVMQMAINDFPANYKADAWTHNGPALLGRVLTKWCGVDSLPEMNYLKCRGFSVLPKASFYPIHYPRWREFFNQRAPNDTMKPDWLTTEVIGVHIWNKISHGEPVCRNSTQYYTQLVRTHCPATFSIAPDVF, encoded by the exons ATGAAATCTGAGGAAATAATAACAGGCCATCCAAAGCCATGTTGGCGCTTCAATTCCtggaaaaaaatttggctAAACAGAAGAGTAAATATCAATGGCGGGCGAGCAATTTTACTGATCTTTGGTTGTGCCGTATTATTTATCTTTGCTTTCAACACCTTGACAGCAGCTTGGTCTTCTCCGTTTCATTTTGTCACAAACGATGCACTAATAGACTCTCCTTCCGATTTGCGTCGAGAATTCAAGAACAACTATGACTTTGTATCAAAAGGAGataaagctttttttttggaaactGGCGGCAGTGAAACACTCAACATCCGTCAAGCGTGTGCAGTGGAATCGCTAGCGTTGCACAACCCAAATGTCACTGCTTACGTGCTCTTTAGTCAAGAACGAGTCAACAGCAGCTCAACCACATTGCGGACACTTACGGCAAACTATGAAAACATCCGAGTTATCGGAATCAATATGGATGATTATATGTCCGGTTCTGCATTGGAACATTGGTACAAATACACCGACTGGAGGAACGGATCTTACCGCGTCGCTCATTTCAGTGATGGCCTTCGTTTGCTCACGCTGTCGAGATACGGTGGCTACTATTTCGATCTTGACATTATCCACGTACGGCCGGTGACCTACTATCGCAATTTCATTGCCACAGAAGATGGAAATTCGGCGTCGAATGGTGCCATCCATGCAGATTTTGGTCACCCCGTCATGCAGATGGCCATTAATGATTTTCCCGCTAATTACAA AGCTGATGCTTGGACCCATAATGGACCTGCTTTACTGGGTAGAGTTTTGACTAAATGGTGCGGAGTAGACAGCCTTCCAGAAATGAATTACCTCAAATGTCGTGGTTTCAGCGTTTTACCGAAAGCGTCATTTTATCCGATACACTATCCAAGATGGCGAGAATTTTTCAATCAACGAGCTCCAAACGATACCATGAAACCTGATTGGCTGACGACGGAAGTGATTGGTGTTCATATTTGGAATAAAATCAGCCACGGAGAGCCAGTTTGCCGCAATTCGACGCAATATTACACACAACTAGTTCGTACCCATTGCCCTGCAACATTTTCTATTGCTCCTGATGTATTTTaa
- the LOC123470428 gene encoding lactosylceramide 4-alpha-galactosyltransferase-like has protein sequence MWLNRVVNSSYKRTCLLIFGCYGLIMFAYFALYYKANDLTSWPSPFYFGTNDSLTESPADSRHEFKNNYDYLPDGDKAFFLETGGSETLNIRQACAVESLALHNPNVTAYVFFGQERVNSSSITLKTLTENYKNIQVIGLNMDNYLAGSPLEHWYKFTDWRKGPYHVAHFSDGLRLLTLSRYGGYYFDLDIIHVRPVTYYRNFIGTEDGGTASNSAIHADYGYPVIQMAINDFPANYRADAWTHNGPDLLGRVLTKWCGVDRLQETNYLKCSGFSVLPRISFYPVHYSNLGEFFKQRETNDTMTPDWLTAEVIGVHIWNKLSYGEPVFRNSTQYYTQLARIHCPATFSIAPDVF, from the exons ATGTGGCTGAACAGAGTAGTAAACTCCAGTTACAAGCGAACATGTTTACTGATATTTGGTTGTTATGGACTGATAATGTTTGCTTATTTCGCCCTCTATTACAAAGCAAATGATTTGACTTCTTGGCCTTCCCCATTTTATTTTGGCACAAACGATTCGCTAACGGAATCTCCTGCTGATTCACGTCATGAATTCAAAAATAACTATGACTACTTACCTGATGGAGATAAAGCTTTCTTCTTGGAAACTGGCGGCAGTGAAACGCTCAACATCCGGCAAGCGTGTGCAGTGGAATCGCTAGCGTTGCACAACCCAAATGTCACTGCTTACGTGTTTTTTGGTCAGGAACGAGTCAACAGCAGCTCCATCACATTAAAGACGCTAACAGAAAACTACAAAAACATCCAAGTTATCGGTCTCAATATGGATAATTATTTAGCCGGTTCGCCTTTGGAACATTGGTACAAATTCACCGACTGGAGGAAAGGACCTTACCACGTCGCTCATTTCAGTGATGGCCTTCGTTTGCTCACGTTGTCAAGATACGGGGGCTACTATTTCGATCTTGACATCATCCACGTACGGCCGGTGACCTACTATCGTAATTTCATTGGCACAGAAGATGGAGGTACAGCGTCGAATAGCGCAATCCATGCGGATTATGGCTACCCTGTTATTCAGATGGCAATTAATGATTTCCCTGCTAATTACAG AGCTGATGCTTGGACCCATAATGGACCTGATTTATTGGGCAGAGTTTTGACTAAATGGTGCGGAGTAGACAGACTTCAGGAAACAAATTATCTCAAATGTAGTGGGTTCAGCGTTCTGCCGAGGATATCATTCTACCCGGTACATTATAGCAATTTGGGAGAATTTTTCAAGCAAAGAGAAACAAATGACACCATGACTCCTGATTGGTTGACGGCGGAAGTGATTGGTGTTCATATTTGGAACAAGCTGAGCTATGGCGAGCCCGTATTCCGGAATTCCACGCAATATTATACGCAGCTAGCTCGTATCCATTGCCCTGCCACATTTTCTATTGCTCCTGatgtattttaa